The Mucilaginibacter mallensis genome has a segment encoding these proteins:
- a CDS encoding MFS transporter, translating into MTTATNAKTSRNIIFLVIVAALGYFVDIYDLLVFAIVRIPSLKALGITDKDAITNDGHFIMNMQMFGLLLGGILWGVMGDKIGRIKVLFGSILLYSIANFANGFIGSINLSFLNIDIVHTYGIIRFIAGIGLAGELGAGITLVTETLSKEKRGYGTMIVAFIGLFGAAAAYFVSQYGWQKAYIIGGILGVLLLLLRLGTFESGMYKNVEKTNVSKGNFFMLFTDFGRFKKYLYCILIGAPLWYVVGILVTNSPEFGVALGSKTTLSAGEGIYYTYLGIAIGDIFAGVLSQVIKSRKITMVIFLLLSLISVACYLNAKGLDSKQFIWLCFFMGCSVGYWATFVTIAAEQFGTNIRATVATTAPNFVRGSLIPITFAFDAFKAHYGMINSGYIMMAILTVIALFSLSQLKETFGKDLDYLEIS; encoded by the coding sequence ATGACTACTGCAACCAATGCAAAAACCTCACGCAATATAATCTTCCTGGTAATAGTTGCCGCCCTGGGCTATTTTGTTGATATATATGATCTCCTGGTTTTTGCAATTGTAAGGATACCCAGCCTTAAAGCACTTGGCATTACCGACAAAGACGCAATTACTAATGATGGCCATTTTATAATGAACATGCAAATGTTTGGGCTGTTATTAGGTGGCATACTTTGGGGGGTAATGGGTGACAAGATCGGACGGATTAAAGTGCTGTTTGGGTCTATACTGCTATACTCAATTGCCAATTTTGCTAATGGTTTTATTGGTAGTATAAATTTATCTTTTTTAAATATTGATATAGTTCATACTTATGGCATAATAAGGTTTATAGCCGGTATTGGCCTTGCAGGTGAATTAGGCGCAGGCATTACACTGGTTACTGAAACTTTAAGTAAGGAAAAAAGGGGCTATGGTACCATGATAGTAGCTTTTATAGGGCTTTTTGGAGCCGCAGCTGCATATTTTGTTTCACAGTATGGCTGGCAGAAAGCATATATTATCGGTGGTATTTTGGGTGTTCTTTTGCTTTTGTTACGCTTGGGCACATTTGAATCAGGCATGTATAAAAACGTAGAAAAGACTAATGTATCAAAGGGTAACTTTTTTATGCTTTTTACTGATTTTGGCAGATTTAAAAAGTATTTATATTGTATTTTAATAGGTGCCCCTTTATGGTATGTAGTGGGTATATTGGTTACTAATTCACCTGAATTTGGGGTTGCTTTAGGCTCTAAGACTACTTTAAGCGCAGGTGAAGGCATATATTATACCTATCTTGGAATAGCAATAGGTGACATATTTGCCGGTGTGTTATCGCAGGTCATTAAATCAAGAAAGATAACAATGGTCATTTTTCTTTTGTTATCGCTTATAAGTGTTGCATGTTATTTAAACGCAAAGGGACTTGATAGTAAGCAATTTATATGGCTCTGTTTCTTTATGGGATGCTCTGTAGGTTACTGGGCAACATTTGTTACAATTGCCGCCGAACAATTTGGTACAAATATCAGGGCAACTGTGGCAACAACCGCTCCCAACTTTGTGCGGGGATCATTAATACCAATAACATTTGCATTTGATGCGTTTAAAGCACATTACGGCATGATTAACAGCGGTTACATCATGATGGCTATACTCACGGTTATAGCGCTATTCTCATTAAGCCAGTTAAAGGAAACCTTTGGCAAGGACCTGGATTATCTGGAAATTAGTTAG
- a CDS encoding cold-shock protein, producing the protein MKTGKVKWFNTQKGYGFIVTDDGKDLFVHFKDVQGGVNAIKDNDSVTYDVEEGRKGLQAVNVKKV; encoded by the coding sequence ATGAAAACTGGAAAAGTAAAATGGTTTAACACACAAAAAGGTTACGGCTTTATTGTTACAGATGACGGTAAAGATCTTTTTGTACACTTTAAAGATGTACAGGGTGGCGTAAACGCTATTAAAGATAATGATAGCGTGACCTATGATGTGGAAGAAGGCAGAAAAGGATTACAAGCAGTAAATGTGAAAAAAGTATAA
- a CDS encoding glycoside hydrolase family 15 protein, with translation MKKHTYSTGIIGNCAFLAHVNTNTNIEWLCWPRFDSTFIFGGLLDNEKGGEFSILPEGKFTSHQYYMENTNVLVTEITLENGNSYRVSDFAPRFHQSQRYYKPLMLIRKVEAIEGSPRIRVKCEPVSEYGKVRLHVNRGSNHIQYLGGDENIRLTTNIAISYVFDEQLFVLNEPKYLVLTYGEPLEAPLESTAERFLRETIQYWRTWIKHSSIATFYQPFVIRSALALKIHQYEDTGAIIAASTTSLPESPGSGRNWDYRYCWLRDTYYVITALNHIGHFEEMEKYFSYVTDISFAEDKRYQPLYGITAKKTLTEEILTDLKGYEGNQPVRIGNQAYEHIQNDIYGQVLISLLPLYTDHRFVFSERKDSVRWIEFLLGKIEATIDEKDAGIWEFRNMADIHCYSNLFQWAGASAAEKMARTIDNKELVHRAISLKKRAAKHIESCYDPVRKVYTNAAKGTNLDASTLQLIMMNYLDPASDRAKDHLIALEKELKASNGLFYRYLYKDDFGKPKTTFLICAFWYVEALATVGRIDDAIKEFENLLQFSNHLLLFSEDVDEKDGSQWGNFPQAYSHVGLMNAAYRIAMKLDRPIFL, from the coding sequence ATGAAAAAACACACTTATAGTACCGGTATAATTGGTAATTGCGCATTCCTGGCCCATGTAAATACAAACACGAATATTGAGTGGCTTTGCTGGCCGAGGTTTGATAGCACCTTTATTTTTGGCGGCCTGCTCGACAATGAAAAAGGTGGAGAGTTTTCCATTTTGCCCGAAGGTAAATTTACATCGCACCAGTATTATATGGAAAACACCAATGTACTAGTTACCGAAATTACTTTAGAAAACGGCAACAGCTACCGTGTAAGCGATTTTGCCCCGCGATTTCATCAAAGTCAGCGCTATTATAAGCCCTTAATGCTAATACGGAAAGTTGAAGCTATTGAAGGCTCGCCGCGTATCAGGGTTAAATGTGAGCCGGTATCTGAATACGGGAAAGTTAGACTGCATGTAAACCGCGGCAGCAACCACATACAGTACCTGGGTGGTGATGAAAATATCCGTTTAACTACCAACATAGCCATTAGTTATGTGTTTGATGAGCAGCTATTTGTTTTAAATGAACCTAAATACCTGGTACTCACTTATGGTGAACCACTGGAGGCTCCGTTAGAGAGTACAGCTGAACGTTTTTTACGTGAAACTATACAATACTGGCGCACATGGATAAAACATTCCTCAATCGCCACATTTTACCAGCCATTCGTAATACGATCGGCACTGGCCTTAAAAATACACCAATATGAGGATACGGGCGCCATTATAGCCGCCAGTACCACCAGTTTGCCGGAGTCGCCGGGCAGCGGGCGTAACTGGGACTACCGCTATTGCTGGCTGCGCGATACTTACTATGTGATCACAGCCCTGAACCACATTGGCCATTTTGAAGAAATGGAAAAGTACTTTAGTTATGTAACCGATATTTCATTTGCAGAGGACAAACGCTACCAGCCGCTTTATGGCATCACCGCTAAAAAAACACTTACAGAAGAAATTTTAACCGACCTTAAAGGCTATGAGGGCAATCAGCCTGTTCGTATTGGTAACCAGGCTTATGAGCATATCCAAAATGATATCTATGGGCAGGTGTTGATCTCCCTGCTCCCATTATATACCGACCACCGTTTTGTTTTCTCGGAAAGAAAGGACTCCGTACGCTGGATTGAGTTTTTGCTGGGAAAGATAGAAGCTACAATAGATGAAAAGGACGCCGGTATATGGGAATTCAGAAATATGGCCGACATACATTGCTACAGCAACCTGTTTCAATGGGCAGGTGCTTCGGCTGCTGAAAAAATGGCGCGGACTATTGATAATAAAGAATTAGTACATCGGGCAATATCCTTAAAGAAACGAGCTGCCAAACATATTGAAAGCTGTTATGACCCGGTTAGAAAAGTTTATACCAATGCAGCTAAAGGTACTAACCTTGATGCCAGTACATTGCAACTGATTATGATGAACTACCTTGACCCGGCATCTGACCGTGCTAAGGATCACCTAATTGCATTAGAGAAAGAGTTAAAGGCGTCTAATGGGTTATTTTACAGGTATTTATATAAAGATGATTTTGGTAAACCCAAAACCACTTTCCTGATATGCGCATTCTGGTATGTAGAAGCCCTGGCTACTGTCGGCCGTATTGATGATGCCATAAAAGAGTTTGAGAACTTGCTTCAGTTTTCAAATCACCTGCTGCTTTTCAGTGAGGATGTTGATGAAAAAGATGGCAGCCAATGGGGCAACTTCCCACAGGCATACAGTCATGTGGGCTTAATGAACGCGGCTTACCGTATAGCCATGAAATTAGACCGGCCAATATTTTTGTAG
- a CDS encoding bifunctional alpha,alpha-trehalose-phosphate synthase (UDP-forming)/trehalose-phosphatase, whose translation MPKTIIVSNRLPVKISNTDNEYQLSPSEGGLATGLGSIYKQDNNVWIGWPGQEVIEETDRDTITSKLQDLSLLPVFLSQEEISQYYEGFSNTVLWPVFHYYASTYATYAQSNWDYYKIVNEKFKDAILKVAEPGDTIWIHDYQLLLLPALVRNEMPDVSIGFFLHIPFPSHEMFRLIPWRYELLEGMLGADLIGFHTFDDVRHFISTTTRILPVNSSSNVITVNDRLVVAEAFPMGIDENKYSSLPKSKEVIEQAKQIKETFKGNKLILSIDRLDYSKGILQRLEAFELLLQLHPEYIGKIALYMIVVPSRDTVPQYKYLRDLIDKKAGSLNSLYRTMDWSPIHYYYRSFPIETLSALYSSADVCLVTPMRDGMNLVSKEYVASRIHDDGVLILSEMAGASKELIDAIIVNPNNIGEVCRAIIQALEMPLDEQKARMQQMRQLISKFNISHWVKIFTDRLREVKQQQRSMQTRHVSNTTEQSIVNRYAKTRNRIIFLDYDGTLVNFRSNIADASPDKELYDLLHQLTEDPANQVVLISGRKHENLSEWFNDENIYLIAEHGAWFKEQNTRWHKISGLSDSWKQDIYPILETYVDRTPGSFIEEKTYSLVWHYRKAQKGLGELRANELMNNLKYMTTDKGLQFLPGDKVLEIKNVEINKGKAALSLVENKNYDFIIAFGDDYTDEDIFKALPESALTVKVGNNMSAAKFYLRNPLEVRNLLTKFTESTLAAQK comes from the coding sequence ATGCCAAAGACAATCATTGTATCGAACAGGTTGCCTGTGAAAATATCCAACACAGATAATGAATACCAGTTATCACCAAGTGAAGGCGGTTTAGCTACGGGCTTAGGCTCTATATATAAACAAGATAACAACGTATGGATAGGGTGGCCCGGCCAGGAAGTTATTGAAGAGACCGATAGAGATACTATCACTAGTAAATTACAGGATCTGAGCTTATTGCCGGTGTTTTTATCACAGGAAGAGATAAGTCAATATTATGAAGGGTTTTCGAATACGGTGCTTTGGCCCGTATTTCACTATTATGCTTCAACCTATGCCACTTACGCGCAATCCAACTGGGATTATTATAAAATAGTAAACGAAAAATTTAAAGATGCTATTCTAAAAGTTGCCGAGCCGGGCGATACCATCTGGATACATGATTACCAGTTGTTACTGTTGCCGGCTTTGGTGAGAAACGAAATGCCGGATGTATCTATTGGTTTCTTCCTGCATATCCCGTTCCCATCGCATGAAATGTTCAGGCTGATACCGTGGCGATACGAATTGCTGGAAGGTATGCTGGGTGCCGATCTGATCGGCTTTCATACATTTGATGATGTAAGACACTTTATAAGTACTACAACACGAATTTTACCTGTAAATTCATCGTCAAATGTTATAACTGTTAATGACAGGCTTGTTGTGGCAGAAGCCTTTCCTATGGGGATAGATGAAAATAAATACTCGTCATTACCAAAAAGTAAAGAGGTTATTGAACAAGCTAAACAAATAAAAGAAACATTTAAAGGCAATAAGCTGATCCTTTCTATCGACAGGCTTGATTATAGCAAAGGCATACTGCAGCGTTTAGAAGCTTTTGAATTATTACTCCAGCTCCATCCAGAATATATCGGCAAAATAGCACTTTACATGATCGTAGTGCCATCAAGGGATACGGTGCCCCAGTATAAATACCTGCGCGATCTGATAGATAAAAAAGCCGGGAGTTTAAATTCGTTGTACCGCACAATGGATTGGAGCCCGATACATTATTACTACCGTTCATTCCCGATTGAAACACTTTCAGCTTTGTATTCATCAGCCGATGTGTGTTTGGTTACCCCAATGCGTGATGGCATGAACCTGGTTAGTAAGGAGTATGTGGCAAGCCGTATACATGATGATGGTGTGCTGATATTAAGTGAAATGGCTGGTGCATCTAAAGAATTAATTGATGCTATAATCGTAAATCCAAACAATATTGGAGAAGTATGCCGGGCTATTATACAAGCGTTGGAAATGCCGCTTGATGAACAAAAAGCCCGTATGCAGCAAATGCGGCAACTGATATCAAAATTCAATATTTCGCATTGGGTTAAGATATTTACAGATCGCCTAAGGGAGGTTAAACAGCAGCAGCGTTCAATGCAAACCAGGCATGTGAGCAATACTACAGAGCAGTCTATCGTCAATCGTTATGCAAAAACCAGGAACCGGATCATTTTCCTGGATTACGACGGTACACTGGTTAATTTCAGATCAAATATTGCTGATGCCAGTCCCGATAAGGAATTGTATGATCTTCTTCATCAATTAACCGAAGATCCGGCAAACCAGGTAGTACTCATCAGCGGCCGTAAACACGAAAATTTAAGTGAATGGTTTAATGATGAAAATATTTACCTGATTGCTGAACACGGTGCATGGTTTAAAGAGCAAAACACACGCTGGCATAAAATATCAGGATTATCTGATAGTTGGAAACAGGACATCTATCCTATATTGGAAACCTATGTAGACCGCACTCCGGGCTCATTTATTGAAGAAAAAACATATTCACTGGTTTGGCATTACCGCAAGGCGCAAAAAGGCCTGGGCGAGCTAAGGGCCAATGAATTGATGAATAACCTTAAATATATGACCACAGATAAGGGTTTACAGTTTTTGCCGGGTGATAAAGTGCTGGAAATAAAGAACGTAGAGATAAACAAAGGTAAAGCTGCTCTATCATTAGTGGAAAATAAGAATTATGATTTCATTATCGCCTTTGGTGATGATTACACAGATGAGGATATATTTAAAGCATTACCAGAGAGTGCGCTTACCGTGAAGGTTGGCAACAACATGTCGGCGGCAAAGTTTTATTTAAGAAATCCACTTGAAGTACGTAACCTGCTTACTAAGTTTACTGAAAGCACATTAGCAGCTCAGAAATAA
- a CDS encoding SDR family oxidoreductase, with amino-acid sequence MNQVQTLKGQAALVTGADSGIGKGVALALAMAGAKVIINHIDAHEIAQQTVDEITAAGGEAYAIHADVSNEADVQAMFAEMYKQYGTVDILVNNAGLQRDSKFVDMTIEQWNTVIGINLTGQFLCSREAAREFMRRGVVEGRSKAAGKIICMSSVHEVIPWGGHVNYASSKGGVMMLMKSMAQELAPHKIRVVSIGPGAIQTHINQAAWSTPEALNSLLTLIPYNRIGEPDDIGKLAAWLASDEADYITGTTIFMDGGMTLYPGFADNG; translated from the coding sequence ATGAATCAGGTACAAACATTAAAGGGACAGGCCGCATTAGTCACGGGTGCTGATAGCGGTATAGGTAAAGGTGTAGCTTTGGCGTTGGCAATGGCTGGAGCTAAAGTAATTATAAACCATATTGATGCGCATGAGATTGCCCAGCAAACAGTTGACGAAATTACTGCTGCTGGCGGCGAGGCTTATGCAATACATGCCGATGTAAGTAACGAGGCTGATGTACAGGCTATGTTTGCCGAAATGTATAAGCAATATGGTACTGTTGATATATTAGTAAACAATGCAGGGCTGCAACGAGATTCTAAATTTGTGGATATGACCATCGAGCAGTGGAATACGGTTATCGGCATAAACCTTACCGGCCAGTTTTTATGCTCGCGCGAGGCTGCACGCGAGTTTATGCGCAGGGGAGTAGTTGAAGGCCGCAGCAAGGCTGCCGGTAAAATTATATGTATGAGTAGTGTACATGAAGTTATCCCATGGGGAGGCCATGTAAACTACGCCAGCAGCAAGGGCGGTGTTATGATGTTGATGAAAAGCATGGCACAGGAATTAGCCCCACATAAAATAAGAGTAGTATCAATTGGCCCTGGCGCTATACAAACACATATTAACCAGGCGGCATGGTCAACCCCCGAGGCATTGAATAGTCTTTTGACATTAATACCTTATAACAGGATAGGCGAACCAGATGATATTGGCAAACTAGCAGCCTGGCTGGCATCGGATGAAGCCGATTATATCACAGGTACTACCATTTTTATGGATGGTGGTATGACTTTATACCCTGGTTTTGCCGATAATGGTTAA